Proteins encoded in a region of the Epinephelus lanceolatus isolate andai-2023 chromosome 20, ASM4190304v1, whole genome shotgun sequence genome:
- the LOC117264926 gene encoding neutral cholesterol ester hydrolase 1-like, which translates to MRLRLAGAVLLSAAAYYVYLPLPSGVSEPWKLMLLDALFRSFMQASDVAHALGVCHRVHLLNRVVSWVEEIEAHSCPAVHVTDSSLGGVPTRVFQPKGGKQLKRGVIYFHGGGWALGSGRMRSYDLLCRKMAKDLDSVIMSVDYRLAPEAVFPDQYHDALAAARAFLSAQVLEHYSIDPERVCVSGDSAGGNLAAAVAQELSSDDSLTPKFKLQALIYPVLQALDFYTPSYQQNRAVPILYRPVMARFWLQYLGADTSLEPLLLANNHSSLDQTAISASIRSKLDWTALLPAERRKNFTPVVKETGSPGVMGEVPELVDVRAAPLLAEQGVLRRTPKAYVMTCEFDVLRDDGLMYVRRLQNAGVTVTSDHYEDGFHGCMVFAFLPMMSSVGQRSMNNYIHWLDQNL; encoded by the exons ATGAGGCTCCGTTTGGCCGGAGCCGTGCTGCTGTCGGCGGCCGCCTACTACGTCTACCTGCCGTTACCGAGCGGCGTGAGCGAGCCGTGGAAGCTGATGCTGCTGGACGCGCTGTTCCGGAGCTTCATGCAGGCG AGTGACGTGGCTCACGCTCTGGGTGTGTGCCATCGGGTCCACCTGTTGAACCGGGTGGTGTCATGGGTGGAGGAGATTGAGGCACACTCCTGCCCTGCTGTGCATGTGACCGACTCCTCACTGGGAGGTGTGCCCACTCGAGTCTTCCAGCCAAAGGGGGGGAAGCAGCTGAAAAGGGGAGTCATATATTTCCACGGTGGAGGATGGGCGCTGGGCAGTGGAC GGATGAGATCTTATGACCTTCTTTGTCGGAAAATGGCGAAGGACCTGGACTCTGTCATCATGTCTGTCGA TTACCGTCTTGCTCCAGAGGCGGTGTTCCCAGATCAGTACCATGATGCGTTGGCAGCAGCGCGGGCTTTCCTGTCAGCTCAGGTTTTAGAGCACTACAGCATCGATCcggagagagtgtgtgtatctggGGACAGCGCCGGGGGAAACCTGGCTGCTGCTGTGGCACAGGAG CTCAGCTCAGATGACAGTCTGACACCGAAGTTCAAGCTCCAGGCACTGATCTACCCCGTGCTGCAGGCTCTCGACTTCTACACCCCATCCTACCAGCAGAACCGGGCCGTGCCCATCCTCTACAGGCCTGTCATGGCTCGTTTCTGGCTGCAGTACCTGGGCGCCGACACCTCCCTGGAGCCCCTCCTGCTTGCTAACAACCACAGCTCCCTGGACCAGACGGCCATCAGCGCCAGCATCCGCTCCAAGCTGGACTGGACTGCTTTGCTCCCGGCTGAGCGCAGGAAGAACTTCACGCCGGTTGTGAAAGAGACGGGATCGCCAGGGGTGATGGGTGAGGTACCTGAGCTGGTGGACGTGAGGGCGGCACCACTGCTAGCAGAGCAGGGAGTTCTGAGAAGGACACCTAAAGCATACGTGATGACCTGTGAATTTGACGTGCTAAGGGATGATGGGTTGATGTATGTCAGGCGCCTGCAGAACGCCGGCGTCACAGTGACCAGTGATCACTATGAGGATGGCTTTCATGGCTGCATGGTGTTTGCATTCCTGCCAATGATGTCTAGTGTTGGACAGAGGAGCATGAACAACTACATCCATTGGCTGGACCAGAATCTGTAG
- the LOC117264995 gene encoding uncharacterized protein LOC117264995 isoform X1, with product MALTLETDLHGALKPQVAESEYQQPQTPQQPSYPPQVLQQPHMPQVPSYPPKQLQQQPQVAESGYQLQQPQMPQQLPSHAPQQQMPQVPGYMSKQPQQRPQMPQVPGYPPKQEPQMPQVPSYPPKQPQRRPQVPSYQPKWSQQPLYLPKQPRYSSYPTFAQGVSPQMDLSGVSGTATMGVL from the exons ATGGCTTTAACACTGGAGACGGATCTTCATGGAGCACTTAAG CCACAGGTAGCAGAGTCTGAGTATCAGCAGCCACAGACACCCCAGCAGCCCAGTTACCCGCCCCAGGTACTTCAGCAGCCACATATGCCCCAGGTGCCTAGCTACCCACCCAagcagcttcagcagcagccacaggtAGCAGAGTCTGGATATCAACTCCAGCAGCCGCAGATGCCCCAGCAACTGCCTAGCCACGCGCCTCAGCAGCAGATGCCCCAGGTGCCTGGCTACATGTCCAAGCAGCCTCAGCAGCGGCCGCAGATGCCCCAGGTGCCTGGCTATCCACCCAAGCAGGAGCCGCAGATGCCCCAGGTGCCTAGCTACCCGCCCAAGCAGCCTCAGCGGCGACCGCAGGTGCCTAGCTACCAACCCAAGTGGTCCCAACAGCCCCTCTACCTTCCCAAGCAGCCACGCTACAGTAGTTACCCAACTTTTGCCCAAGGAGTCTCTCCTCAAATGGATTTAAGTGG TGTTTCAGGCACTGCAACAATGGGGGTTCTTTGA
- the LOC117264995 gene encoding uncharacterized protein LOC117264995 isoform X2 codes for MEHLSYPQQPQVAESEYQQPQTPQQPSYPPQVLQQPHMPQVPSYPPKQLQQQPQVAESGYQLQQPQMPQQLPSHAPQQQMPQVPGYMSKQPQQRPQMPQVPGYPPKQEPQMPQVPSYPPKQPQRRPQVPSYQPKWSQQPLYLPKQPRYSSYPTFAQGVSPQMDLSGVSGTATMGVL; via the exons ATGGAGCACTTAAG TTATCCTCAACAGCCACAGGTAGCAGAGTCTGAGTATCAGCAGCCACAGACACCCCAGCAGCCCAGTTACCCGCCCCAGGTACTTCAGCAGCCACATATGCCCCAGGTGCCTAGCTACCCACCCAagcagcttcagcagcagccacaggtAGCAGAGTCTGGATATCAACTCCAGCAGCCGCAGATGCCCCAGCAACTGCCTAGCCACGCGCCTCAGCAGCAGATGCCCCAGGTGCCTGGCTACATGTCCAAGCAGCCTCAGCAGCGGCCGCAGATGCCCCAGGTGCCTGGCTATCCACCCAAGCAGGAGCCGCAGATGCCCCAGGTGCCTAGCTACCCGCCCAAGCAGCCTCAGCGGCGACCGCAGGTGCCTAGCTACCAACCCAAGTGGTCCCAACAGCCCCTCTACCTTCCCAAGCAGCCACGCTACAGTAGTTACCCAACTTTTGCCCAAGGAGTCTCTCCTCAAATGGATTTAAGTGG TGTTTCAGGCACTGCAACAATGGGGGTTCTTTGA